The proteins below are encoded in one region of Flavobacterium sp. IMCC34852:
- a CDS encoding MGMT family protein gives MEDNFFERVYAIARQIPEGKVTSYGAIAKALGTARSARMVGWAMNASHGREDIPAHRVVNRIGVLSGKHHFDGTNLMQQLLENEGIEVIDNQIVDFEKHFWQPEISEQ, from the coding sequence ATGGAAGATAATTTTTTTGAAAGAGTTTACGCCATTGCCCGACAAATTCCCGAAGGAAAAGTGACTTCGTATGGCGCTATTGCCAAAGCATTAGGCACAGCTCGTTCAGCCCGAATGGTAGGTTGGGCCATGAATGCCAGTCATGGCAGAGAGGATATTCCTGCACATAGAGTGGTGAATAGAATAGGTGTGCTTTCCGGGAAACACCATTTTGACGGAACCAATTTAATGCAACAACTCCTTGAAAACGAAGGCATTGAAGTCATCGATAATCAGATTGTAGATTTCGAAAAGCACTTTTGGCAACCGGAAATTAGTGAGCAGTAG